One segment of Streptomyces sp. YIM 121038 DNA contains the following:
- a CDS encoding cytidine deaminase: MTERTDLGPEDQKIVTLARSARARNGVPEGAAVRDGTGRTYVAGTVALASLELSALRTAVAMAVASGAESLEAAAVVSGAQALADADLAAVRDLGGAGTPVFLAGPDGALRLTAQA, translated from the coding sequence ATGACTGAGCGCACCGACCTCGGCCCCGAGGACCAGAAGATCGTCACCCTCGCGCGTTCGGCGCGGGCCCGCAACGGCGTGCCGGAGGGCGCGGCCGTACGGGACGGGACCGGGCGCACGTACGTCGCCGGGACGGTCGCTCTCGCGTCCCTGGAGCTGTCCGCGCTGCGTACGGCCGTGGCGATGGCCGTGGCGTCCGGGGCGGAGTCCCTGGAGGCGGCGGCCGTCGTCTCCGGGGCGCAGGCCCTCGCGGACGCCGACCTGGCCGCGGTGCGGGACCTGGGCGGGGCGGGCACCCCGGTGTTCCTGGCGGGGCCCGACGGGGCGCTCCGGCTGACCGCGCAGGCCTGA
- a CDS encoding helix-turn-helix transcriptional regulator, with protein MTGEQVASGAGERTDGAKARRRVELRDFLMSRRARVSPAEAGLPEGGRRRTPGLRREEVAVLAGVGASWYQWLEQGRDISVSPQVLDSVARVLKLSGTERRHLYVLAGLNPPAPRAERDAEHMSEGLRRLIDTWMPYPAHIMDRYYNCVVYNDAAAMVLGMRPETTQNCILDFFTDPMYRSRSVSWEENAATLVAQFRAACSENPGDEGFQELLARLHAVGEEFTALWERQDIRPAGLVHKEIDHPLAGLLHVESTALKVPARPDLTIVMHTPLPLADTAAKLEWLATPQARRGAMYRVAG; from the coding sequence ATGACGGGGGAACAGGTGGCCAGTGGGGCCGGGGAGCGGACCGACGGGGCGAAGGCCCGTCGCCGAGTGGAGCTGCGCGACTTCCTGATGAGCAGGCGCGCCCGGGTGAGCCCGGCGGAGGCCGGGCTCCCCGAGGGCGGGCGGCGGCGCACACCGGGGCTCAGACGCGAGGAGGTCGCCGTGCTCGCCGGTGTCGGCGCGTCCTGGTACCAGTGGCTGGAGCAGGGCCGCGACATCTCCGTGTCGCCGCAGGTCCTGGACTCCGTGGCGCGCGTCCTGAAGCTGTCCGGCACCGAGCGCCGCCATCTGTACGTGCTCGCGGGCCTCAATCCGCCCGCGCCGCGGGCCGAGCGGGACGCCGAGCACATGAGCGAGGGCCTGCGGCGGCTCATCGACACCTGGATGCCGTACCCCGCGCACATCATGGACCGCTACTACAACTGCGTCGTCTACAACGACGCGGCCGCCATGGTCCTCGGCATGCGCCCCGAGACCACGCAGAACTGCATCCTCGACTTCTTCACGGACCCCATGTACCGCTCGCGCAGCGTCAGCTGGGAGGAGAACGCGGCCACGCTCGTCGCGCAGTTCCGCGCCGCCTGCTCCGAGAACCCGGGCGACGAGGGCTTCCAGGAGCTCCTCGCCCGGCTGCACGCCGTCGGCGAGGAGTTCACGGCGCTGTGGGAGCGGCAGGACATCCGCCCCGCGGGCCTCGTCCACAAGGAGATCGACCATCCCCTCGCGGGCCTCCTGCACGTGGAGTCGACCGCCCTGAAGGTGCCCGCGCGGCCCGACCTGACGATCGTCATGCATACGCCGCTGCCGCTCGCGGACACGGCGGCGAAGCTGGAGTGGCTGGCCACGCCCCAGGCGCGGCGCGGGGCCATGTACCGGGTGGCCGGCTGA
- the leuA gene encoding 2-isopropylmalate synthase, with amino-acid sequence MPNFQRPSALPIHKYGQYEQVDLPDRTWPDQRITVAPRWLSTDLRDGNQALIDPMSPARKRAMFDLLVKMGYKEIEVGFPSSGQTDFDFVRSIVEDEGAIPDDVTISVLTQAREELIERTVQSLKGAKRATVHLYNATAPVWREVVFRGSRDQVKQIAVDGTRLVMEYADKILGPETVFGYQYSPEIFTDTELDFALEVCEGVMDVWQPGADREIILNLPATVERSTPSTHADRFEWMSRNLSRRQYVCLSIHPHNDRGTAIAAAELAVMAGGDRVEGCLFGQGERTGNVDLVALGMNLFSQGIDPQIDFSDIDEIRRVYEYCTQMEVHPRHPYAGDLVYTAFSGSHQDAIKKGFDAMEARAAAAGKTVDDIEWAVPYLPIDPKDVGRSYEAVIRVNSQSGKGGIAYVLKNDHKLDLPRRMQIEFSKIIQAKTDAEGGEVSPDAIWSVFQDEYLPNAENPWGRIQLRASQTTMGEDGADTLTVGAIVDGDSTVLTGTGNGPISAFFAALQSIGIDARLLDYQEHTMSAEASAQAASYIECVVGDKVLWGVGIDANTTRASLKAVVSAVNRAAR; translated from the coding sequence ATGCCGAACTTCCAACGTCCCTCCGCCCTGCCGATCCACAAGTACGGCCAGTACGAGCAGGTGGACCTGCCCGACCGCACCTGGCCCGACCAGCGCATCACCGTGGCGCCCCGGTGGCTGTCCACGGACCTGCGCGACGGCAACCAGGCGCTGATCGACCCGATGTCCCCGGCCCGCAAGCGCGCGATGTTCGACCTGCTGGTCAAGATGGGCTACAAGGAGATCGAGGTCGGGTTCCCCTCCTCCGGGCAGACCGACTTCGACTTCGTACGCTCGATCGTCGAGGACGAGGGCGCCATCCCCGACGACGTGACGATCTCGGTGCTCACGCAGGCCCGCGAGGAGCTGATCGAGCGCACCGTCCAGTCCCTGAAGGGCGCCAAGCGCGCCACGGTGCACCTGTACAACGCGACCGCGCCGGTCTGGCGCGAGGTCGTCTTCCGGGGCTCGCGCGACCAGGTCAAGCAGATCGCCGTCGACGGCACGCGCCTGGTCATGGAGTACGCGGACAAGATCCTGGGCCCGGAGACGGTCTTCGGCTACCAGTACAGCCCGGAGATCTTCACCGACACCGAGCTGGACTTCGCCCTGGAGGTCTGCGAGGGCGTCATGGACGTCTGGCAGCCCGGCGCCGACCGCGAGATCATCCTGAACCTGCCCGCGACCGTGGAGCGCTCGACGCCCTCCACGCACGCCGACCGCTTCGAGTGGATGAGCCGCAACCTGTCCCGCCGACAGTACGTGTGCCTGTCCATCCACCCGCACAACGACCGCGGCACCGCCATCGCCGCCGCCGAGCTGGCCGTGATGGCCGGCGGCGACCGCGTCGAGGGCTGCCTGTTCGGCCAGGGCGAGCGCACCGGCAACGTGGACCTGGTCGCCCTGGGCATGAACCTGTTCAGCCAGGGCATCGACCCGCAGATCGACTTCTCGGACATCGACGAGATCCGCCGGGTGTACGAGTACTGCACGCAGATGGAGGTCCACCCCCGCCACCCGTACGCGGGCGACCTCGTCTACACCGCCTTCTCCGGCTCCCACCAGGACGCCATCAAGAAGGGCTTCGACGCCATGGAGGCCCGCGCGGCCGCCGCAGGCAAGACGGTCGACGACATCGAGTGGGCCGTGCCGTACCTGCCCATCGACCCCAAGGACGTCGGCCGCTCGTACGAGGCCGTGATCCGCGTCAACTCGCAGTCCGGCAAGGGCGGCATCGCCTACGTCCTGAAGAACGACCACAAGCTGGACCTGCCGCGCCGGATGCAGATCGAGTTCTCGAAGATCATCCAGGCGAAGACCGACGCCGAGGGCGGCGAGGTCTCGCCCGACGCCATCTGGAGCGTCTTCCAGGACGAGTACCTGCCCAACGCGGAGAACCCCTGGGGCCGCATCCAGCTGCGCGCCAGCCAGACCACCATGGGCGAGGACGGCGCCGACACCCTGACCGTCGGGGCGATCGTGGACGGCGACTCCACGGTCCTCACCGGCACCGGCAACGGCCCGATCTCCGCGTTCTTCGCGGCCCTGCAGTCCATCGGCATCGACGCCCGGCTGCTGGACTACCAGGAGCACACGATGAGCGCCGAGGCCTCCGCGCAGGCGGCGTCGTACATCGAGTGCGTCGTCGGCGACAAGGTCCTGTGGGGCGTGGGCATCGACGCGAATACGACACGCGCCTCGCTGAAGGCGGTCGTCTCGGCCGTCAACCGCGCGGCCCGCTGA
- a CDS encoding GH1 family beta-glucosidase, which translates to MIPRMATIPPGPRAPLPPFPRDFLWGVATSAHQIEGAADERGPSVWDAFTALPGNVKDGTTAAVACDHVRRYREDVALVRDLGVGAYRFSVSWPRVLPTGTGAVSERGLDFYDRLVDELCAAGVRPVPTLFHWDTPLAVEEAGGWLARATAERFAEYAAVVAARIGDRVPKWITLNEPAEHTLLGHALGQHAPGKRLLFDALPAAHHQLLGHGLAVRALRAAGARDVGIANSHGPTWPASESPADREAADFYDVLLNRLFSDPLLLGRYPEVVMELLAADVPDLAADLAVIAEPLDWYGVNFYQPTKVGAPAEHATRFSGVTLPPQLPFAPREITGHPLTDFGWPVVPEALTELLLTLRERYGDRLPPLVITENGCSYDGLDDQDRIAYLDGHLRALHRAMTAGVDVRGYFVWSLLDNFEWAEGYRRRFGLVHVDHATQQRTPKASYHWLGAALARLRTGPGAP; encoded by the coding sequence ATGATCCCGCGCATGGCGACCATCCCCCCGGGCCCCCGTGCCCCGCTGCCCCCGTTCCCGCGCGACTTCCTGTGGGGCGTGGCCACCTCGGCCCACCAGATCGAGGGCGCCGCCGACGAGCGCGGCCCCTCGGTGTGGGACGCCTTCACGGCCCTGCCGGGGAACGTGAAGGACGGCACCACGGCCGCCGTGGCCTGCGACCACGTGCGCCGCTACCGCGAGGACGTGGCGCTCGTCCGCGACCTGGGCGTCGGCGCGTACCGCTTCTCGGTGTCCTGGCCGCGCGTGCTGCCCACCGGCACGGGCGCCGTCAGCGAGCGGGGCCTGGACTTCTACGACCGGCTCGTCGACGAGCTGTGCGCGGCGGGCGTGCGGCCCGTGCCGACGCTCTTCCACTGGGACACGCCGCTGGCCGTGGAGGAGGCGGGCGGCTGGCTGGCCCGCGCGACGGCCGAGCGCTTCGCGGAGTACGCGGCCGTGGTCGCGGCCCGCATCGGCGACCGCGTACCCAAGTGGATCACCCTGAACGAACCCGCCGAGCACACCCTGCTCGGCCACGCCCTCGGCCAGCACGCGCCCGGCAAGCGGCTGCTCTTCGACGCCCTGCCCGCGGCCCACCACCAGCTCCTCGGCCACGGCCTCGCGGTGCGGGCGCTGCGCGCGGCGGGCGCCCGGGACGTGGGCATCGCGAACTCGCACGGCCCCACCTGGCCCGCCTCCGAGAGCCCCGCCGACCGCGAGGCCGCCGACTTCTACGACGTCCTGCTCAACCGGCTCTTCTCCGACCCGCTGCTCCTGGGCCGCTACCCCGAGGTCGTCATGGAGCTGCTCGCCGCCGACGTACCGGACCTCGCGGCGGACCTGGCGGTGATCGCCGAGCCGCTCGACTGGTACGGCGTGAACTTCTACCAGCCCACGAAGGTGGGCGCCCCCGCCGAGCACGCCACGCGGTTCTCCGGCGTGACGCTGCCGCCGCAGCTGCCCTTCGCGCCCCGCGAGATCACCGGGCACCCCCTGACGGACTTCGGCTGGCCGGTGGTCCCCGAGGCCCTCACCGAGCTGCTCCTGACCCTGCGCGAGCGGTACGGCGACCGGCTCCCGCCCCTGGTCATCACCGAGAACGGCTGCTCCTACGACGGCCTGGACGACCAGGACCGCATCGCGTACCTGGACGGCCACCTGCGGGCCCTGCACCGGGCGATGACGGCCGGGGTCGACGTCCGGGGCTACTTCGTCTGGTCGCTCCTGGACAACTTCGAGTGGGCGGAGGGCTACCGCCGGCGCTTCGGCCTGGTCCACGTCGACCACGCCACGCAGCAGCGCACCCCGAAGGCGTCCTACCACTGGCTCGGAGCGGCCCTGGCCCGGCTGCGGACCGGCCCGGGTGCTCCCTGA
- a CDS encoding protealysin inhibitor emfourin — translation MRIQVKRTGGFGGIERHAEVDTTARVDAQEWHALAERAVADGRGEPPIGVPDGFSYQITVDGRTVYCADPRLTEDQRQLITRVLKEGA, via the coding sequence ATGCGTATCCAGGTGAAGCGCACCGGAGGTTTCGGGGGCATCGAGCGGCACGCGGAGGTGGACACCACCGCGCGCGTGGACGCCCAGGAGTGGCACGCCCTGGCCGAGCGGGCCGTCGCCGACGGCCGGGGCGAGCCACCGATCGGCGTGCCCGACGGCTTCAGCTACCAGATCACCGTCGACGGACGCACCGTGTACTGCGCGGACCCGCGGCTGACCGAGGACCAGCGCCAGCTGATCACCCGGGTCCTGAAGGAGGGCGCGTAG
- a CDS encoding M4 family metallopeptidase yields the protein MTANPTGNPERFEPVFCTIVPPFVLDTLAQNQDPALAGPARRTLQRDAFERTQRRLTTVIGAPSVAAPKGAEEGKPHRTVHDAKHRTELPGRKVRGEGDKPGKDATVNRAYDGLGATFEVFFKHFERDSIDGGGLPLNATVHYGEDYGNAFWNGEQMVFGDGDREIFLDFTIPVDVIGHELTHGVVQYTANLTYFGQPGALNESMADVFGSLIKQYTLGQTAAEADWLIGAGLLAERVTGTALRSMKAPGTAYDDDVLGKDPQPATMDGFVRTGRDNGGVHINSGIPNHAFYLLAQALGGHSWERAGQIWYAVLTGGELAQDASFADFAKLTVAAARAKYGDGEELKAVLDAWAQVKVVAT from the coding sequence ATGACCGCCAACCCAACGGGGAACCCGGAGAGGTTCGAACCCGTTTTCTGCACCATCGTGCCGCCGTTCGTCCTGGACACGCTCGCCCAGAACCAGGACCCCGCCCTCGCGGGACCGGCCCGCCGCACCCTCCAGCGGGACGCCTTCGAGCGCACCCAGCGCCGCCTGACGACCGTCATCGGCGCCCCGTCCGTCGCCGCGCCCAAGGGCGCGGAGGAGGGCAAGCCGCACCGCACCGTCCACGACGCCAAACACCGCACCGAGCTGCCCGGCCGCAAGGTGCGCGGCGAGGGCGACAAGCCCGGCAAGGACGCGACCGTCAACCGCGCCTACGACGGCCTCGGCGCGACCTTCGAGGTGTTCTTCAAGCACTTCGAGCGCGACTCGATCGACGGCGGCGGCCTGCCGCTGAACGCCACCGTGCACTACGGCGAGGACTACGGGAACGCCTTCTGGAACGGCGAGCAGATGGTGTTCGGCGACGGGGACAGGGAGATCTTCCTCGACTTCACCATCCCCGTGGACGTGATCGGCCACGAGCTGACCCACGGCGTGGTCCAGTACACCGCCAACCTCACCTACTTCGGCCAGCCCGGCGCCCTGAACGAGTCCATGGCGGACGTCTTCGGCTCGCTGATCAAGCAGTACACCCTCGGCCAGACCGCCGCCGAGGCCGACTGGCTGATCGGCGCGGGCCTGCTCGCCGAGCGCGTCACCGGCACCGCCCTGCGCTCCATGAAGGCCCCGGGCACCGCGTACGACGACGACGTCCTCGGCAAGGACCCGCAGCCCGCCACCATGGACGGCTTCGTCCGCACCGGCCGCGACAACGGCGGCGTGCACATCAACTCCGGCATCCCGAACCACGCCTTCTACCTGCTCGCCCAGGCCCTCGGCGGGCACTCCTGGGAGCGGGCGGGACAGATCTGGTACGCCGTCCTGACCGGCGGCGAACTGGCCCAGGACGCGTCCTTCGCGGACTTCGCCAAACTGACGGTCGCCGCGGCCCGCGCCAAGTACGGCGACGGCGAGGAGCTCAAGGCCGTCCTGGACGCGTGGGCGCAGGTGAAGGTGGTCGCCACCTGA
- the era gene encoding GTPase Era: MSVRTQTPQPTRRSDHRAGFACFVGRPNAGKSTLTNALVGKKVAITSNRPQTTRHTVRGIVHRPDAQLILVDTPGLHKPRTLLGERLNDVVRTTWAEVDVIGFCLPADQKIGPGDRFIAKELASIKKAPKVAIVTKTDLVDSKALAEQLIAIDQLAKELGFQWQEIVPVSAVGEKQVDLLADLLVPLLPEGPALYPEGDLTDEPEQVMVAELIREAALEGVRDELPHSIAVVVEEMLPREGRPADKPLLDIHANVFIERSSQKGIIIGPKGKRLKDVGIKSRKQIEALLGTPVFLDLHVKVAKDWQRDPKQLRRLGF; the protein is encoded by the coding sequence ATGAGCGTGCGAACCCAGACCCCCCAGCCGACCCGGCGGAGCGACCACCGTGCGGGTTTCGCCTGCTTCGTCGGCCGCCCGAACGCGGGCAAGTCGACCCTGACGAACGCTCTGGTCGGCAAGAAGGTGGCCATCACCTCGAACCGGCCGCAGACCACCCGGCACACGGTGCGCGGCATCGTGCACCGCCCCGACGCGCAGCTGATCCTCGTCGACACCCCGGGCCTGCACAAGCCGCGCACGCTCCTCGGCGAGCGGCTCAACGACGTGGTCCGCACCACCTGGGCCGAGGTCGACGTGATCGGCTTCTGTCTGCCCGCGGACCAGAAGATCGGGCCCGGCGACCGGTTCATCGCCAAGGAGCTGGCGTCGATCAAGAAGGCGCCCAAGGTCGCCATCGTCACCAAGACCGACCTGGTCGACAGCAAGGCGCTCGCCGAGCAGCTCATCGCGATCGACCAGCTCGCCAAGGAGCTCGGCTTCCAGTGGCAGGAGATCGTGCCGGTCTCCGCCGTCGGCGAGAAGCAGGTGGACCTGCTCGCCGACCTCCTGGTGCCGCTGCTGCCCGAGGGCCCCGCGCTCTACCCCGAGGGCGACCTCACGGACGAGCCCGAGCAGGTCATGGTGGCCGAGCTGATCCGCGAGGCGGCCCTGGAGGGCGTGCGGGACGAGCTGCCGCACTCCATCGCCGTGGTGGTCGAGGAGATGCTGCCCCGCGAGGGCCGCCCCGCCGACAAGCCCCTGCTGGACATCCACGCCAACGTGTTCATCGAGCGGTCCAGCCAGAAGGGCATCATCATCGGCCCCAAGGGCAAGCGGCTCAAGGACGTGGGCATCAAGTCCCGCAAGCAGATCGAGGCGCTGCTCGGCACACCGGTCTTCCTCGACCTGCACGTGAAGGTGGCCAAGGACTGGCAGCGCGACCCCAAGCAGCTCCGCCGCCTGGGCTTCTGA
- a CDS encoding TerB family tellurite resistance protein: protein MARVRRLIGTRTAWTTVCDGEFFCPGCGGDRNYQRRSGHRRFVLLGVPLLSRGRTGPVVECAACQDHFGLDALDHPTTIRLAAMLREAVHTVVIAVLTTGGAASRGTLDAAVATLRGAGFDDCTEERVVALVNALAADTGRPGAPDCAPGLAIELHEALGPLAPHLAPAGREALLLKGARIALADGPYTPAERDVLATAGCALTIGTDDVARLMAAAQRTPS from the coding sequence CTGGCCCGGGTGCGCCGCCTGATCGGCACCCGCACCGCCTGGACCACCGTCTGCGACGGCGAGTTCTTCTGCCCCGGCTGCGGCGGCGACCGCAACTACCAGCGGCGCAGCGGACACCGCAGGTTCGTCCTGCTCGGCGTGCCGCTGCTGTCCCGCGGCCGGACCGGGCCCGTCGTCGAATGCGCCGCCTGCCAGGACCACTTCGGGCTCGACGCGCTCGACCACCCCACCACCATCCGGCTCGCCGCCATGCTCCGCGAGGCCGTGCACACCGTCGTCATCGCCGTGCTCACCACCGGCGGCGCGGCCTCCCGCGGCACGCTGGACGCGGCCGTCGCCACCCTGCGCGGCGCCGGGTTCGACGACTGCACCGAGGAGCGCGTCGTCGCCCTCGTCAACGCCCTCGCCGCCGACACCGGCCGCCCCGGCGCCCCCGACTGCGCGCCCGGCCTCGCCATCGAGCTCCACGAGGCGCTCGGCCCCCTCGCCCCGCACCTGGCCCCCGCGGGCCGCGAGGCGCTGCTGCTCAAGGGCGCCCGCATCGCGCTCGCCGACGGGCCGTACACGCCCGCGGAGCGCGACGTGCTCGCCACGGCGGGCTGCGCGCTCACCATCGGCACGGACGACGTGGCCCGGCTGATGGCGGCCGCCCAGCGCACCCCGTCCTGA